One Cryptosporidium parvum Iowa II chromosome 5, whole genome shotgun sequence DNA segment encodes these proteins:
- a CDS encoding mitochondrial processing peptidase beta subunit, with the protein MSLILKNSILKLGCSNLLRVLPTRYARFNSTLSFKRNDPDLKISKLSNGMRVATMKFGIDSIPNSLTFGLWVDSGSRNEDPGKNGIAHFLEHLIFKGTYNRSRKEIESQIEDLGAHLNAYTTREQTVYQIRCFNQDLPKCMDLLSDIIKNSKFCKSAIEQEKGVVLREMEEVSKSEEEIIFDDLHKEMYKNHPLGNTILGPKENILGFKREDLINYIRTNYIPEKMMILGVGNIDHNSFKNIAETYFGNDSNNSRNLLGLKGYKNINLSNSQYLNEINSDKNHPVLVHKKNNSDGKTLLAMAYNGTSWNSKDFLKVMFLQSMLGEYGTNNINRVTGYKNQIIERILSGIKDHVEFFETFNTCYKDTGKLYLHSYS; encoded by the coding sequence atgagcttaattttaaaaaactCCATACTAAAACTTGGATGTTCAAATTTGTTACGAGTATTGCCTACTAGATATGCAAGATTTAACAGCACTCTGagttttaaaagaaatgatCCAGATTTAAAGATCTCCAAACTCTCAAATGGGATGAGAGTTGCAACCATGAAGTTTGGAATTGACAGTATCCCTAATTCTCTAACTTTTGGATTATGGGTAGATTCTGGAAGTAGAAATGAAGACCCAGGAAAAAATGGGATTGCTCATTTTTTGGAACATCTCATATTTAAAGGTACATACAATAGATCtagaaaagaaattgaaagcCAAATTGAAGACTTAGGTGCCCATTTGAATGCATATACTACTCGCGAACAAACGGTTTATCAAATCAGATGCTTTAATCAAGACCTACCAAAGTGCATGGATCTTTTGagtgatattattaaaaactCCAAATTTTGTAAATCTGCTATTGAACAAGAAAAAGGAGTTGTCTTAAGAGAAATGGAAGAAGTAAGCAAATCTGAAGAAGAGattatttttgatgatttaCATAAAGAAATGTATAAGAATCATCCACTTGGAAATACTATTCTTGGtccaaaagaaaatattcttgGATTCAAAAGAGAAGATTTGATCAATTATATACGTACTAATTATATTCCAGagaaaatgatgattttaGGAGTTGGTAATATTGACCATAATTCTTTTAAGAATATTGCTGAAACTTATTTTGGaaatgattcaaataaCTCCAGAAATCTACTTGGTTTAAAGggatataaaaatattaatttatccAATTCTCAATATTTGAACGAAATTAACTCTGATAAAAATCATCCTGTATTAGTAcacaaaaaaaacaatagTGATGGAAAGACTCTTCTTGCTATGGCATACAATGGTACATCTTGGAATTCCAAAGATTTTCTTAAAGTTATGTTTCTCCAAAGTATGCTAGGGGAATATGgaaccaataatattaatagagtAACTGGATATAAAAAccaaattattgaaagGATTCTTTCTGGTATTAAAGACCATGttgaattctttgaaaCTTTTAATACTTGTTATAAAGATACAGGTAAGTTATATCTTCATTCCTATTCTtag
- a CDS encoding possible phosphate/phosphoenolpyruvate translocator with 9 transmembrane domains has protein sequence MMDNQIKIEHGYGVKKAIESKHLVFLMWIVLSLIFTLYSKWLMNNYFPYPITMSLIHMIIASVLSHVFGGFVNKRFGDKSRFSSIGELSFQEKKSILAFSIIVALNIWFSNASLHLVSISLHQMARTTIPLFTMALGILFFKHKYRLSQIPPVILVIVGVAITVNGTPELSIYGLFIVFMGCCVSSLKGIVAQKLQVENLKINAIIMLQYVGPVASLTLGFFSVILGEAQKISKKSENMDKISFLMTNVLLIFAGILAFGLNILSLMSSSIVSPLAMNIAGNVKQLLTCLLGCFIFGNTVTDKLLLGILLTSLGALWYSLDKQKDSGKKKVRYVKGRYIDRVGLGIPNEMGTPHNKRVNNKNPSLESIEIKQIGDCNKTQIVQISKESESHLEEDVILELTNQIDGTEISLEDDHHISSKEVSCYLKMESIIEEEECQEIQVNLEPEGLEEVDNGDYTFKKIADLNNNMDIIVLESGAKSSQNLDENRDYSNIQS, from the coding sequence ATGATGGATAATCAAATTAAGATAGAACATGGATATGGAGTTAAGAAAGCAATTGAAAGCAAGCATTTGGTTTTCTTAATGTGGATTGTACTAAGCTTAATATTTACGCTTTATTCCAAATGgttaatgaataattacTTTCCTTATCCTATTACAATGTCCCTAATTCATATGATCATTGCTTCAGTTCTAAGCCATGTGTTTGGAGGTTTtgttaataaaagatttgGAGATAAATCCAGATTTTCTTCTATTGGAGAATTGAGTTtccaagaaaaaaagagtaTTTTGGCTTTTAGTATAATTGTGGCACTGAATATTTGGTTCTCCAATGCCTCTTTACACTTGGTTTCCATTTCTCTTCATCAAATGGCAAGAACTACAATTCCACTCTTCACTATGGCATTGGGTATCCTTTTTTTCAAACACAAATATAGATTGTCTCAGATTCCTCCTGTCATTTTGGTTATTGTAGGAGTAGCCATCACAGTGAATGGTACTCCAGAACTAAGTATTTATGGCTTGTTTATAGTATTCATGGGATGTTGTGTTTCTTCTTTGAAAGGAATTGTTGCTCAGAAGTTACAGGTTGAGAACCTGAAGATTAATGCAATAATTATGCTTCAATATGTTGGACCTGTTGCATCTTTAACTTTGGGATTTTTTTCAGTAATTCTTGGAGAAGCACAAAAGATATCAAAAAAAAGCGAAAATATGgataaaatttcatttttgatGACAAATGTACTGTTAATATTTGCAGGAATATTGGCTTTTggtttaaatattttaagcCTAATGAGTTCTTCCATAGTATCACCTCTAGCTATGAATATTGCAGGTAATGTGAAGCAACTTCTGACATGTTTACTTGgatgttttatttttggaaatacTGTAACTGATAAATTACTTTTGGGTATTTTACTAACTAGTTTGGGTGCCTTATGGTATTCTCTCGATAAGCAAAAGGATTCTGGTAAGAAAAAAGTCAGGTATGTAAAGGGAAGGTATATTGATAGGGTTGGACTGGGAATTCCAAATGAAATGGGCACCCCACACAATAAAAGGGTTAACAACAAAAATCCTAGCTTAGAATCTATTGAGATTAAACAAATTGGGGATTGTAATAAAACCCAAATTGTTCAGATATCCAAAGAATCAGAAAGTCATCTAGAAGAAGATGTTATTCTTGAGCTTACTAACCAAATAGATGGAACTGAAATTAGCCTTGAAGATGATCACCATATCTCTTCTAAAGAAGTAAGTTGTTACCTAAAGATGGAAAGTATTATAGAAGAGGAGGAATGCCAAGAAATTCAAGTCAATTTAGAGCCTGAGGGCTTAGAGGAGGTCGATAATGGAGATTatacttttaaaaaaatagcAGATTTAAACAATAATATGGATATTATAGTTTTGGAGTCTGGCGCCAAAAGTTCACAAAATTTGGATGAGAATAGAGATTATAGTAACATTCAGagttag